Proteins co-encoded in one Gouania willdenowi chromosome 1, fGouWil2.1, whole genome shotgun sequence genomic window:
- the iqce gene encoding IQ domain-containing protein E isoform X2, with amino-acid sequence MFNSSAKMSLEASDVQTDEDCEELGEDGFSLPNDIPEKRRRRKKVTGKPPSQRSPYLSSLNVNPRRATVGAWRLPASPLGDNRDDTPGETSSARLSSILSNGHDCDITPELLKHTLSMRKSKHLLSASNGFAFTTSDYREKEDMYDEIIHLKKNLQVQKSDNRQMKVKVRRLEEENAKREKQIEELLDPTKGSEYTRSFVDKKREGSVVLNGLKQRILKLEQQCREKENALSNLQSDLRITNLEELKITADTYFQEIQRLKILLEAAEKSSRAESKCSLRQQKALSSTVHRLSDNLKQLQQENAVLREELNTDDPAGGIKGYRDWSKHRLLRRLLEVEKRWEGSKRHAQPVKSSSRLDQEVQTTLSESQGFSIATEAGVSVGTMTEEREELVSALMERLSQLEKEKADLQERLSCNNDEIKEIREEKKKLEREVARWKAEQEEQNSRRKQQDLEQLLARVTVLEAEKGKPPEAELSSDPALKTISSAVLEVTEERDAGCKHKEAEGDEDQSPVKDRRAKAALVIQTNWQKHRNKDLVMLQSVLRGHLLREAQLKERLRDAEKKCEDPPTASAGEDLDAEALIMLQSALRGHLSRCGHAIERSEFFVSTSMEHKLPSSSKRGSQSNPKVNRTAQAKQDCTSESVQTVDSDDSDDIIVSPSRPFRNREVLMA; translated from the exons ATGTTTAATTCTTCTGCTAAAATGTCTCTGGAGGCGAGCGACGTCCAAACAGATGAAGACTGTGAGGAGCTG GGTGAAGATGGTTTCTCTCTCCCAAATGATATCCCAGAAAAG AGAAGAAGGAGAAAGAAGGTGACGGGAAAACCTCCTTCACAAA GGTCTCCGTACCTCTCCAGTCTCAATGTAAACCCAAGGAGAGCAACAGTAGGAGCATGGAGACTTCCTGCGTCTCCCCTGGGTGACAACAGAGATGACACACCTGGAGAAACCAGCTCCGCCCGTCTTTCTAGCATCCTTAGCAACGGCCACG ATTGTGACATCACCCCAGAGCTTCTCAAACACACCTTAAGCATGAGGAAATCCAAACACCTTCTCTCTGCATCTAATG GTTTCGCATTCACTACATCTGACTACAGAGAGAAGGAGGACATGTATGATGAGATTATTCacttaaaaaag AATCTCCAGGTACAGAAGTCTGATAATCGACAAATGAAAGTTAAAGTACGACGACTAGAGGAAGAAAATGCTAAACGAGAGAAACAAATAGAAGAGCTGCTGGATCCTACCAAG GGCTCTGAATACACCCGAAGTTTTGTGGATAAGAAGAGAGAAGGAAGTGTG GTTCTGAATGGGCTTAAACAGAGAATCCTGAAGCTGGAACAACAGTGTAGAGAGAAGGAAAATGCTCTAAG caATTTACAGAGTGATCTAAGGATCACCAACCTGGAGGAGCTAAAGATCACAGCAGATACATATTTTCAGGAG ATTCAGAGACTGAAGATACTTCTAGAAGCTGCAGAGAAAAG TAGTCGAGCAGAGAGTAAATGCTCTCTGAGGCAGCAGAAAGCTTTGAGCTCAACTGTCCATCGACTGTCAGACAACTTGAAGCAGCTTCAACAAGAGAACGCGGTCCTCAGAGAAGAACTGAACACTGATGATCCAGCTGGAGGAATCAAAG GTTACAGAGACTGGAGTAAACACAGGCTATTGAGGAGGCTGCTGGAGGTGGAGAAG AGATGGGAGGGCAGTAAAAGACACGCCCAGCCAGTGAAGAGCAGCAGCCGATTGGATCAGGAGGTACAGACCACACTTTCAGAAAGTCAAGGCTTCTCCATAGCAACAGAGGCGGGGGTCTCCGTGGGAACCATGACTGAGGAGCGGGAGGAGCTGGTTTCTGCTCTGATGGAACGTCTCAGCCAATTGGAGAAGGAGAAAGCAGATCTTCAAGAGAGGCTCTCATGTAACAA tgatgaaataaaagaaattagagaagaaaagaaaaagctgGAGAGAGAAGTAGCACGATGGAAAGCTGAACAGGAAGAACAAAACAGTAGGAGAAAACA ACAGGATTTGGAGCAATTGTTGGCAAGGGTTACAGTTCTGGAGGCTGAAAAAGGCAAACCTCCAGAAGCGGAGCTCTCCTCTGATCCTGCCTTAAAGACGATTAGCTCAGCGGTCTTAGAGGTAACTGAGGAGAGGGATGCTGGCTGTAAACACAAAGAGGCTGAAGGAGATGAAGACCAAAGTCCAGTAAAGGACAGAAGAGCAAAAGCAGCGCTCGTCATTCAGACAAACTGGCAGAAGCACAGAAATAAA GACCTGGTGATGTTACAGTCGGTTCTAAGAGGACATCTACTGAGAGAGGCTCAGCTGAAGGAACGGCTCAGAGATGCTGAGAAAAAG TGTGAAGACCCCCCCACTGCTTCTGCTGGTGAAGATCTGGATGCAGAGGCTTTGATAATGCTTCAGTCTGCACTCAGAGGACATCTTAGTAGATGCGGTCATGCAATAGAAAG gtCAGAGTTTTTTGTGTCCACTTCAATGGAGCATAAGCTGCCTAGCTCCTCTAAAAGAGGATCGCAATCAAACCCCAAAGTGAACAGAACAG cGCAAGCAAAGCAGGATTGCACATCCGAGTCTGTCCAAACTGTCGATTCTGATGATTCTGATGACATCATAGTGTCTCCTTCACGCCCATTTAGAAATAGAGAAGTTCTAATGGCTTAG
- the iqce gene encoding IQ domain-containing protein E isoform X1 yields the protein MFNSSAKMSLEASDVQTDEDCEELGEDGFSLPNDIPEKRRRRKKVTGKPPSQRSPYLSSLNVNPRRATVGAWRLPASPLGDNRDDTPGETSSARLSSILSNGHDCDITPELLKHTLSMRKSKHLLSASNGFAFTTSDYREKEDMYDEIIHLKKNLQVQKSDNRQMKVKVRRLEEENAKREKQIEELLDPTKGSEYTRSFVDKKREGSVVLNGLKQRILKLEQQCREKENALSNLQSDLRITNLEELKITADTYFQEIQRLKILLEAAEKSSRAESKCSLRQQKALSSTVHRLSDNLKQLQQENAVLREELNTDDPAGGIKGYRDWSKHRLLRRLLEVEKRWEGSKRHAQPVKSSSRLDQEVQTTLSESQGFSIATEAGVSVGTMTEEREELVSALMERLSQLEKEKADLQERLSCNNDEIKEIREEKKKLEREVARWKAEQEEQNSRRKQQDLEQLLARVTVLEAEKGKPPEAELSSDPALKTISSAVLEVTEERDAGCKHKEAEGDEDQSPVKDRRAKAALVIQTNWQKHRNKDLVMLQSVLRGHLLREAQLKERLRDAEKKCEDPPTASAGEDLDAEALIMLQSALRGHLSRCGHAIERSEFFVSTSMEHKLPSSSKRGSQSNPKVNRTGNDGDMMDLKEDLGSFSSTHELRVTSTNKAQAKQDCTSESVQTVDSDDSDDIIVSPSRPFRNREVLMA from the exons ATGTTTAATTCTTCTGCTAAAATGTCTCTGGAGGCGAGCGACGTCCAAACAGATGAAGACTGTGAGGAGCTG GGTGAAGATGGTTTCTCTCTCCCAAATGATATCCCAGAAAAG AGAAGAAGGAGAAAGAAGGTGACGGGAAAACCTCCTTCACAAA GGTCTCCGTACCTCTCCAGTCTCAATGTAAACCCAAGGAGAGCAACAGTAGGAGCATGGAGACTTCCTGCGTCTCCCCTGGGTGACAACAGAGATGACACACCTGGAGAAACCAGCTCCGCCCGTCTTTCTAGCATCCTTAGCAACGGCCACG ATTGTGACATCACCCCAGAGCTTCTCAAACACACCTTAAGCATGAGGAAATCCAAACACCTTCTCTCTGCATCTAATG GTTTCGCATTCACTACATCTGACTACAGAGAGAAGGAGGACATGTATGATGAGATTATTCacttaaaaaag AATCTCCAGGTACAGAAGTCTGATAATCGACAAATGAAAGTTAAAGTACGACGACTAGAGGAAGAAAATGCTAAACGAGAGAAACAAATAGAAGAGCTGCTGGATCCTACCAAG GGCTCTGAATACACCCGAAGTTTTGTGGATAAGAAGAGAGAAGGAAGTGTG GTTCTGAATGGGCTTAAACAGAGAATCCTGAAGCTGGAACAACAGTGTAGAGAGAAGGAAAATGCTCTAAG caATTTACAGAGTGATCTAAGGATCACCAACCTGGAGGAGCTAAAGATCACAGCAGATACATATTTTCAGGAG ATTCAGAGACTGAAGATACTTCTAGAAGCTGCAGAGAAAAG TAGTCGAGCAGAGAGTAAATGCTCTCTGAGGCAGCAGAAAGCTTTGAGCTCAACTGTCCATCGACTGTCAGACAACTTGAAGCAGCTTCAACAAGAGAACGCGGTCCTCAGAGAAGAACTGAACACTGATGATCCAGCTGGAGGAATCAAAG GTTACAGAGACTGGAGTAAACACAGGCTATTGAGGAGGCTGCTGGAGGTGGAGAAG AGATGGGAGGGCAGTAAAAGACACGCCCAGCCAGTGAAGAGCAGCAGCCGATTGGATCAGGAGGTACAGACCACACTTTCAGAAAGTCAAGGCTTCTCCATAGCAACAGAGGCGGGGGTCTCCGTGGGAACCATGACTGAGGAGCGGGAGGAGCTGGTTTCTGCTCTGATGGAACGTCTCAGCCAATTGGAGAAGGAGAAAGCAGATCTTCAAGAGAGGCTCTCATGTAACAA tgatgaaataaaagaaattagagaagaaaagaaaaagctgGAGAGAGAAGTAGCACGATGGAAAGCTGAACAGGAAGAACAAAACAGTAGGAGAAAACA ACAGGATTTGGAGCAATTGTTGGCAAGGGTTACAGTTCTGGAGGCTGAAAAAGGCAAACCTCCAGAAGCGGAGCTCTCCTCTGATCCTGCCTTAAAGACGATTAGCTCAGCGGTCTTAGAGGTAACTGAGGAGAGGGATGCTGGCTGTAAACACAAAGAGGCTGAAGGAGATGAAGACCAAAGTCCAGTAAAGGACAGAAGAGCAAAAGCAGCGCTCGTCATTCAGACAAACTGGCAGAAGCACAGAAATAAA GACCTGGTGATGTTACAGTCGGTTCTAAGAGGACATCTACTGAGAGAGGCTCAGCTGAAGGAACGGCTCAGAGATGCTGAGAAAAAG TGTGAAGACCCCCCCACTGCTTCTGCTGGTGAAGATCTGGATGCAGAGGCTTTGATAATGCTTCAGTCTGCACTCAGAGGACATCTTAGTAGATGCGGTCATGCAATAGAAAG gtCAGAGTTTTTTGTGTCCACTTCAATGGAGCATAAGCTGCCTAGCTCCTCTAAAAGAGGATCGCAATCAAACCCCAAAGTGAACAGAACAG GTAATGATGGTGACATGATGGACCTAAAAGAAGATCTGGGGAGTTTTTCAAGCACCCATGAATTGAGAGTGACATCCACCAACAAAG cGCAAGCAAAGCAGGATTGCACATCCGAGTCTGTCCAAACTGTCGATTCTGATGATTCTGATGACATCATAGTGTCTCCTTCACGCCCATTTAGAAATAGAGAAGTTCTAATGGCTTAG